In Capsicum annuum cultivar UCD-10X-F1 chromosome 7, UCD10Xv1.1, whole genome shotgun sequence, one genomic interval encodes:
- the LOC107878068 gene encoding zeatin O-xylosyltransferase gives MDNRESIVANQEELKEDDVAVVIVPLILQSHLRQLLHLACRISSYGLPVYYLGSATSNSQARLRSTTLNPSDIAKIHFHDLQFDTQDPPPDIPIHVWNASMRSREPIASFLRDISSKVRRVVVIHDLLMSYNIMDISSLPNGESYVFYCLPIFDMYCSHYAAVAGLPIPLEEELLKKLPSNDGCYNPEDVMHHSKLLSQCTGFNAGDIYNTSQVIEGNAFIDSMAHLASIQNKKLWTLGPIQLPIQDLAILTDHLCLDWLNKQPPKSVLYVSFGTSTSFSAEQIKEIAIGLELSKQRFIWVLRNADKGDPVTNKCEDNRTVLLVLPEGFEERVKGVGLVVRDWAPQQEILAHSSTGGFMSHCGWTSCLESIIAGVPVAAWPIQFDQPKNSFLLAEILKIGLLVRVWEKREELVAASTIQNIVCKLMASEEGDMIRKRAQELSEAIRRSTEKGGVSRKELESFAAHITR, from the coding sequence ATGGATAACAGAGAGAGTATTGTTGCAAACCAAGAGGAACTAAAAGAAGATGATGTTGCTGTAGTTATAGTCCCATTAATTCTTCAAAGCCATCTCCGACAGCTTCTCCATTTGGCCTGCCGAATCTCCTCCTACGGTCTACCAGTCTACTATCTTGGCTCAGCCACCTCCAACAGTCAAGCTAGGCTCCGGTCAACTACCTTAAATCCTTCTGACATAGCCAAGATCCACTTCCATGACCTCCAATTTGATACTCAAGATCCTCCTCCAGATATCCCCATACATGTTTGGAATGCTTCTATGCGTTCACGTGAGCCCATTGCTTCCTTCCTTCGAGATATCTCGTCTAAGGTAAGACGAGTCGTCGTTATTCACGATCTTTTAATGTCTTAtaatattatggatatttcttcCCTTCCCAATGGAGAATCCTATGTATTCTACTGCCTTCCCATTTTCGATATGTATTGTAGTCACTACGCTGCAGTAGCGGGGTTGCCCATTCCACTTGAAGAAGAACTTCTTAAGAAGTTACCATCTAATGATGGATGTTACAACCCTGAAGATGTCATGCACCATTCAAAACTTCTGTCACAGTGTACAGGCTTCAACGCCGGTGATATCTACAATACAAGCCAAGTAATTGAAGGTAATGCTTTTATTGACTCGATGGCACATCTCGCAAGCATACAAAACAAGAAGCTATGGACACTAGGACCGATTCAGCTCCCCATACAAGATCTTGCTATCCTAACCGACCACCTATGTTTGGATTGGCTAAACAAACAACCTCCAAAATCAGTTCTTTATGTATCTTTTGGAACGTCCACTTCATTTTCAGCTGAACAAATCAAGGAGATTGCAATTGGTTTAGAGCTAAGCAAACAGAGGTTCATATGGGTATTGAGAAATGCTGATAAAGGAGATCCCGTTACTAATAAATGCGAAGATAACAGAACAGTACTACTTGTGTTGCCTGAAGGATTTGAGGAAAGGGTAAAAGGCGTGGGCTTAGTGGTGAGAGACTGGGCACCCCAACAAGAAATCTTGGCTCATTCTTCTACCGGTGGATTCATGAGTCATTGTGGCTGGACTTCTTGCTTAGAAAGCATTATTGCAGGAGTGCCAGTAGCTGCTTGGCCTATCCAATTTGACCAACCAAAAAACAGTTTTTTGCTcgcagaaatattgaaaataggccTGCTTGTTAGGGTGTGGGAGAAACGAGAGGAGCTAGTGGCTGCATCCACCATTCAGAATATAGTGTGCAAGTTAATGGCATCAGAAGAAGGTGATATGATTAGGAAAAGAGCACAAGAACTAAGCGAGGCTATAAGGCGATCCACAGAGAAAGGTGGTGTTTCTCGGAAGGAGTTGGAGTCTTTCGCGGCCCATATCACAAGATAG